The Paracoccus sp. MC1862 genome includes a window with the following:
- a CDS encoding phage tail tape measure protein gives MADRDGFGRDGLDRLGERLDQSGRMTAAFEAELSRPGQVMGQTGREVSSLTSGFGGGLRRAFEGVAFDGVKLSDALKGVAQSMADTVFAVAMRPVQQAMAGALAQGVSGFVGGALPFADGGAFSQGRVMPFAKGGVVSQPTHFPLRGATGLMGEAGPEAIMPLRRGADGRLGVAAAGGGRAVNVTFNVTTPDVAGFQRSQSQIAARLGRVISRGERNG, from the coding sequence ATGGCGGACAGGGACGGCTTCGGCCGCGACGGGCTCGATCGTCTGGGCGAGCGCCTGGACCAGTCGGGCCGGATGACGGCGGCCTTCGAGGCGGAGCTTTCGAGGCCGGGACAGGTCATGGGGCAGACGGGGCGCGAGGTGTCCTCGCTGACTTCGGGCTTTGGCGGGGGCTTGCGTCGCGCCTTTGAGGGCGTGGCGTTCGACGGGGTGAAGCTGTCGGACGCGCTGAAGGGCGTGGCGCAAAGCATGGCGGACACGGTCTTTGCCGTGGCGATGCGGCCCGTGCAGCAGGCGATGGCGGGAGCGCTGGCGCAGGGGGTCAGCGGTTTCGTTGGCGGGGCGCTGCCCTTTGCGGATGGCGGGGCGTTTTCGCAGGGACGGGTTATGCCCTTTGCCAAGGGCGGCGTCGTGAGCCAACCCACGCATTTCCCCCTGCGCGGGGCGACCGGGCTGATGGGCGAGGCGGGCCCCGAGGCAATCATGCCGTTGCGGCGCGGCGCCGACGGGCGGCTGGGCGTGGCCGCGGCGGGGGGCGGACGGGCGGTGAACGTCACCTTCAACGTGACGACGCCGGATGTGGCCGGGTTCCAGCGCAGCCAGAGCCAGATCGCGGCGCGGCTGGGGCGGGTGATCTCTCGCGGCGAGCGGAACGGGTGA
- a CDS encoding DUF2163 domain-containing protein, giving the protein MTATTIARAWAVSRSDGLQLGFTDHDGVLSFEGIAFRPEAGLTAQTLVQGLGLAVDNTEAQGVLSDDSITAEDLAAGRWDGAEVRLWEVDWTNVAARRLVFRGSLGEITFAAGAFRAELRGLAEALNRAQGRVYHPRCSALLGDGQCRFDLGREGFRAEGVIESLDEGGARLRLRGVPAHASGWFEHGRIAFLDGRVRGLTGAVKIDLMPAQGVREVELWAAPGAAPTVGNRVRLTAGCDKRAETCRGKFLNFLNFRGFPHLPPEDWLIAPQANRGRR; this is encoded by the coding sequence ATGACCGCGACCACGATTGCGCGGGCTTGGGCGGTGAGCCGTTCGGACGGGCTGCAGCTGGGGTTCACGGACCATGATGGCGTGCTGTCCTTCGAGGGGATCGCGTTCCGGCCCGAGGCGGGGCTGACGGCGCAGACGCTGGTGCAGGGGCTTGGGCTGGCGGTGGACAACACCGAGGCGCAGGGGGTGCTGTCGGATGATTCCATCACCGCAGAGGACTTGGCGGCAGGCCGCTGGGACGGCGCCGAGGTGCGGCTGTGGGAGGTGGACTGGACCAATGTGGCGGCGCGGCGGTTGGTGTTCCGCGGCTCGCTGGGCGAAATCACCTTTGCGGCGGGCGCTTTCCGGGCCGAGCTGAGGGGCTTGGCCGAGGCGCTGAACCGGGCGCAGGGGCGGGTCTATCATCCGCGCTGCTCGGCGCTTCTGGGGGACGGCCAATGCCGGTTCGACCTTGGGCGAGAAGGCTTCCGGGCCGAGGGGGTCATCGAGTCGCTGGACGAGGGCGGTGCTCGGCTGAGGCTGCGCGGGGTGCCGGCCCATGCCTCAGGGTGGTTCGAGCATGGGCGGATTGCGTTTCTGGACGGCAGGGTGCGGGGCCTGACGGGGGCGGTCAAGATCGACCTCATGCCCGCGCAAGGAGTGCGGGAAGTCGAGCTTTGGGCTGCTCCCGGTGCGGCGCCCACCGTGGGGAACCGGGTGCGGCTGACGGCGGGATGCGACAAGAGGGCCGAGACCTGCCGGGGGAAGTTCCTAAACTTCCTCAACTTCCGGGGCTTTCCGCATCTGCCGCCCGAGGACTGGCTGATTGCGCCGCAGGCAAACAGGGGGCGGAGATGA
- a CDS encoding phage major tail protein, TP901-1 family, whose translation MAVQNGRDLLIKMDMTGDGSFATVAGLRATRLAFNAETIDVTSVASEGGWRELLGGAGVRSASISGSGVFRDEATDARARQAFFDGEVPRFQVVIPGFGTVEGPFQITGLEYAGSYNGEATYELSLASAGALSFLAVAVVEP comes from the coding sequence ATGGCGGTGCAGAACGGGCGCGACCTGCTGATCAAGATGGACATGACGGGCGACGGCAGCTTTGCCACGGTGGCCGGGCTGCGGGCGACGCGGCTGGCCTTCAACGCGGAAACGATCGACGTGACCTCCGTCGCCAGCGAGGGCGGCTGGCGCGAGTTGCTGGGCGGCGCGGGGGTGCGGTCGGCCTCGATTTCCGGGTCCGGGGTCTTCCGCGACGAGGCGACGGATGCGCGGGCGCGGCAGGCTTTCTTCGACGGCGAGGTGCCGCGCTTTCAGGTGGTGATCCCGGGGTTCGGCACGGTCGAGGGACCGTTCCAGATCACCGGGCTGGAATACGCTGGCAGCTATAACGGCGAGGCGACCTATGAGCTGTCGTTGGCCTCGGCCGGGGCGCTGAGCTTCCTGGCCGTGGCAGTGGTCGAGCCGTGA
- a CDS encoding gene transfer agent family protein translates to MSVNPHRGEVAVVLDGQRHVARLTLGALAALEGELGCDSLLGVIERFESGRFSSRDVIAVLVAGLRGGGWQGEVPDLMVVEVDGGPVGAARVAAELIARAFHGAA, encoded by the coding sequence GTGAGCGTGAACCCGCATCGGGGCGAGGTGGCGGTGGTGCTGGACGGCCAGCGCCATGTTGCCCGGCTGACCTTGGGCGCCTTGGCGGCACTGGAAGGCGAGTTGGGCTGCGACAGCCTGCTGGGCGTGATCGAGCGGTTCGAGAGCGGGCGGTTTTCCAGCCGCGATGTGATCGCCGTTCTGGTCGCGGGGCTGCGAGGCGGCGGCTGGCAGGGCGAGGTGCCCGATCTGATGGTGGTCGAGGTGGATGGCGGGCCGGTGGGCGCGGCGCGGGTCGCGGCCGAGCTGATCGCGCGCGCCTTCCACGGGGCGGCATGA
- a CDS encoding phage tail assembly chaperone, translating to MSGAGGGEAARAGGGLDWPGLMRAGLRGLGLRPREFWDLTPAELALMLGIEFGAGAMTRGRLGDLMAEFPDG from the coding sequence ATGAGCGGCGCGGGCGGCGGGGAGGCTGCCCGCGCTGGGGGGGGACTCGACTGGCCGGGGCTGATGCGCGCGGGGCTGCGCGGGCTGGGGCTGAGGCCGCGCGAGTTCTGGGATCTGACGCCGGCGGAACTGGCGCTGATGCTGGGGATCGAGTTCGGCGCGGGCGCGATGACGCGCGGGCGGCTGGGCGACCTGATGGCCGAGTTTCCCGACGGTTGA
- a CDS encoding DUF2460 domain-containing protein translates to MAFHEVRFPADLSFGSMGGPERRTEIVTLTNGFEERNSPWAHSRRRYDAGVGLRSLDDMAALIAFFEARGGQLHGFRWKDWTDWKSCLPSRAVAFDDQVIGRGDGNTVEFRLSKLYRSGAAAYRRPIVKLVEGTVRMGIGGVEKFETIDFTCDHQTGVIVMKDAPMMDAPVTAGFEFDVPVRFDTDRIAVSVATFQAGDVPQIPVIEVRI, encoded by the coding sequence ATGGCATTTCATGAGGTGCGGTTTCCGGCCGATCTGTCCTTTGGCTCGATGGGCGGGCCCGAGCGGCGGACCGAGATCGTGACGCTGACCAACGGATTCGAGGAGCGCAACAGCCCTTGGGCCCATTCGCGCAGGCGGTATGACGCGGGGGTGGGCTTGCGCAGCCTCGACGATATGGCGGCGCTGATCGCCTTCTTCGAGGCACGGGGCGGGCAGTTGCATGGGTTCCGGTGGAAGGACTGGACGGACTGGAAGTCCTGCCTGCCGAGCCGGGCGGTCGCGTTCGACGATCAGGTGATCGGGCGGGGCGACGGGAACACCGTCGAGTTCCGGTTGAGCAAGCTTTATCGCTCGGGCGCGGCGGCGTATCGGCGACCCATCGTCAAGCTGGTCGAGGGCACGGTGCGGATGGGCATCGGCGGGGTCGAGAAGTTCGAGACGATCGACTTCACCTGCGATCATCAGACGGGCGTAATTGTGATGAAGGACGCACCGATGATGGATGCCCCCGTCACGGCGGGATTCGAGTTCGACGTGCCGGTGCGCTTCGACACCGACCGGATCGCGGTGTCGGTGGCGACATTCCAGGCCGGCGACGTGCCGCAAATCCCGGTGATCGAGGTGCGGATATGA
- a CDS encoding head-tail adaptor protein, with translation MSAPRATIPLVLERPERVADGMGGYRMEWRALGILYAQMRAGSGAERQGEVGAESVVPWRITVRAARAGDPRRPVAGQRFRMGGRVFRIEAVAEAGSAGLWLDCRAREEGLT, from the coding sequence ATGAGCGCGCCCCGGGCGACGATACCGCTGGTGCTGGAACGTCCAGAACGGGTGGCGGACGGCATGGGCGGCTATCGGATGGAATGGCGGGCGCTGGGCATCCTTTACGCGCAGATGCGGGCGGGCTCGGGCGCCGAGCGGCAGGGCGAGGTCGGGGCGGAAAGCGTTGTGCCCTGGCGGATCACGGTGCGCGCGGCGCGGGCGGGCGATCCGCGCAGGCCGGTTGCGGGGCAGCGGTTCCGCATGGGCGGGCGGGTCTTCCGCATCGAGGCGGTGGCTGAGGCGGGTTCCGCCGGGCTGTGGCTGGACTGCCGGGCAAGGGAAGAGGGGCTGACATGA
- a CDS encoding DUF2793 domain-containing protein has product MSEQATLRCGLPLLQPAQAQKHVTVNDGLMRLDGLVNLVLQSVSVASPPVAVTDGQCWAVPFGAGGAWAGQAGRIAIGANGGWVFVPPSRGQRAFVVDQGLSALWDGAAWLPGALTLGAAGGGFNAGITTGEVEITAGAGLGTGLFIPENVLVLGLTGRVIKPITGTLTSWMIGVAGATNRYGSGLGLPLNSWSQGLLSAPSAVYAAQELRLTATGGNFAGGRVRLAVHWLALRVPDPV; this is encoded by the coding sequence ATGTCTGAACAGGCAACGCTGCGTTGCGGGCTGCCGCTGTTGCAGCCCGCTCAGGCGCAGAAGCATGTCACGGTGAACGACGGGCTGATGCGGCTGGACGGGTTGGTGAACCTGGTGCTGCAGAGCGTCTCGGTGGCCAGCCCTCCGGTCGCGGTGACGGACGGGCAATGCTGGGCGGTGCCCTTTGGCGCTGGGGGCGCCTGGGCGGGGCAGGCGGGGCGCATCGCCATCGGCGCCAACGGCGGCTGGGTCTTTGTCCCGCCTTCACGCGGGCAGCGGGCCTTTGTCGTGGACCAGGGGCTGAGCGCGCTGTGGGACGGTGCGGCCTGGCTGCCGGGCGCGCTGACGCTGGGCGCCGCAGGCGGCGGCTTCAACGCCGGCATCACCACGGGCGAGGTCGAGATCACGGCGGGAGCCGGCTTGGGCACGGGCTTGTTCATCCCGGAGAACGTGCTGGTTCTGGGCCTCACTGGGCGGGTCATCAAGCCTATTACGGGCACGTTGACCAGCTGGATGATCGGGGTGGCGGGGGCGACGAACCGTTATGGCTCGGGGTTGGGATTGCCGCTGAATTCCTGGTCGCAGGGGCTGCTGTCGGCGCCATCCGCCGTCTATGCGGCACAGGAACTGCGGCTGACCGCAACCGGGGGCAACTTCGCCGGCGGGCGGGTCCGGCTGGCGGTGCATTGGCTGGCCCTGCGCGTGCCCGATCCGGTCTGA
- a CDS encoding glycoside hydrolase/phage tail family protein: MATILLAAAGSAVGAGFGGTMLGLTGAVIGRAVGATVGRVIDQRLLGGGARLVETGRIDRLRLQTAGEGTAIPHVWGQMRVPGHVIWASPVTEISRSQDAGGKGSGPRVTEISYRLSLAIALCEGPILSVGRVWADGEEVAASDLNLRVYRGDEAQLPDPVIAAHEGEAAPAYRGIAYVVLEDLALERWGNRVPQMSFEVTRGVKGAASLAENVQAVALIPGTGEYALATRQVSIDLGLGETRILNRNTPMGGTDFQVSLATLGRELPKVGSVSVVVSWFGDDLRAGNCTVRPKVEQTEIDGEEMPWRAGGIKRAEAATIARKEGRSIYGGTPADGSVVEAIRAIRASGRAAVFYPFILMEQMAGNGRPDPWTGNKDQPVMPWRGRITSSVAAGRKGSPQGTAAADAEVAAYFGTACVADFAEKDGRIVYSGPQEWGYRRFILHYAHLCRMAGGIDAFLIGSEMIGLTQIRGASGYPVVAALRRLAAEVRSILGPGVKLGYAADWSEYFGHHPGGGEAVFHLDPLWGDENIDFVGIDNYMPLSDWREGEGHLDAHWVDIRNVDYLRTNVCGGEGFDWYYASDEDRLTQLRTPITDGQGEPWIWRYKDLKGWWSNWHYDRGPDGARSAEPTAWVPGSKPIWFTEYGCAALDKGTNQPNKFLDAMSSEAMLPWFSDGRRDDAIQAAYVEAVTSYWADPANNPAMKVGRMVELSRAHVWAWDARPYPAFPARDDLWSDGLAWERGHWLNGRAGAVPLADVVRDICEGAGVAAYDVSGLHGVVRGYAVSGPESGRAALQPLMLAHGFDAVERDGVLRFVMRDGRVDAVLAEGELAVAEELGGFEITRAPLAEMVGRVRLSHVETGGDYGARTAEAALPDGQVLSVSDNDLPMVLTLAEGHAVASRWLVEAKVAQDAARFALPPSRAGLGPGDVVRLADGAGAGDRWRIDRVERAGATLVEAVRVEPGVYRPAPHVSEGLRGKAHVPAGPVWPVFLDLPMMRGTEVPHAPWLAATGTPWPGAVRAWVSFEEDSGWQPNVILPSRAVMGVTLGALPAARPGVLDRGPALRVRVKGGNLRSIGRNALMAGGNVLAIGDGSPGNWELMQFSDAKLVAPGEWEISGRLRGQAGTDALMPAEWPAGSVVVLMDGSPRQVDLDPDARGQLRHWRIGPSSQSPDDESYRQRSLVVVGAGLRPLSPSHLSVKDREVTWVRRTRTGGDGWDAPEVPLGEAYERYVVRLVRGTTLLHREEVARPAWAIPENVWAHAAQGGSFAIEVAQLSEIYGPGPSVRRNIHV, from the coding sequence ATGGCGACCATCCTTTTGGCGGCGGCCGGCTCTGCCGTGGGCGCGGGCTTCGGCGGCACCATGCTGGGGCTGACCGGGGCCGTCATCGGCCGCGCGGTGGGCGCGACGGTCGGTCGCGTGATCGACCAGCGGTTGCTGGGCGGCGGCGCGCGGTTGGTGGAAACGGGGCGCATCGACCGGCTGCGGCTGCAGACGGCGGGCGAGGGGACGGCGATTCCGCACGTCTGGGGGCAGATGCGGGTGCCGGGGCATGTCATCTGGGCCTCGCCGGTGACCGAGATCAGCCGGTCGCAGGACGCGGGGGGCAAGGGATCAGGTCCGCGCGTGACCGAGATCAGCTATCGGCTGAGCCTGGCCATCGCGCTCTGCGAGGGGCCGATCCTGTCCGTGGGGCGCGTCTGGGCGGATGGCGAGGAGGTCGCGGCGTCGGACCTGAACCTGCGCGTCTATCGCGGGGACGAAGCGCAGTTGCCCGACCCGGTGATCGCCGCGCATGAGGGCGAGGCCGCGCCTGCCTATCGCGGCATCGCCTATGTGGTGCTGGAGGACTTGGCGCTGGAACGCTGGGGCAACCGCGTGCCGCAGATGAGCTTCGAGGTGACGCGGGGCGTGAAGGGCGCGGCTTCGCTGGCCGAGAACGTGCAGGCGGTGGCGCTGATCCCGGGAACCGGGGAGTATGCGCTGGCGACGCGACAGGTTTCGATTGATCTGGGGCTGGGGGAGACTCGGATTCTCAACCGCAACACGCCGATGGGAGGGACTGATTTTCAGGTCTCGCTGGCGACGCTGGGGCGCGAGTTGCCGAAGGTGGGGTCGGTCTCTGTCGTTGTGTCGTGGTTCGGGGACGATCTGCGGGCCGGTAACTGCACCGTGCGGCCAAAGGTCGAGCAGACCGAGATCGACGGCGAGGAGATGCCGTGGCGCGCGGGTGGAATCAAGCGCGCCGAGGCAGCGACCATCGCGCGGAAGGAGGGGCGGTCGATCTACGGGGGGACTCCGGCTGACGGGTCGGTGGTCGAGGCGATCCGGGCAATCCGCGCCTCGGGGCGGGCGGCGGTGTTCTATCCGTTCATCCTGATGGAGCAGATGGCGGGGAACGGGCGGCCTGACCCCTGGACGGGGAACAAGGATCAGCCGGTCATGCCCTGGCGGGGGCGGATCACGAGTTCGGTGGCTGCGGGGCGCAAGGGCTCGCCGCAGGGGACTGCGGCGGCGGATGCCGAAGTGGCGGCGTACTTCGGGACCGCTTGCGTTGCGGATTTTGCCGAGAAGGACGGGCGGATCGTCTATTCGGGGCCGCAGGAGTGGGGCTATCGCCGCTTTATCCTGCATTATGCGCATCTGTGCCGGATGGCGGGCGGAATCGACGCCTTCCTGATCGGGTCCGAGATGATCGGGTTGACGCAGATCCGGGGGGCGAGCGGTTATCCGGTGGTCGCGGCCTTGCGGCGGCTGGCGGCCGAGGTGCGTTCGATTCTCGGGCCAGGGGTGAAGCTGGGCTATGCGGCGGACTGGTCCGAGTATTTCGGCCATCATCCGGGCGGGGGCGAGGCGGTGTTCCACCTCGATCCGCTGTGGGGCGACGAGAACATCGACTTTGTCGGCATCGACAACTACATGCCGTTGTCGGACTGGCGCGAGGGCGAGGGGCACCTCGACGCGCATTGGGTCGATATCCGCAATGTCGATTACCTGCGGACCAATGTCTGCGGAGGCGAGGGGTTCGACTGGTATTACGCCAGCGACGAGGATCGGCTGACGCAACTGCGGACGCCGATCACGGACGGGCAGGGCGAGCCGTGGATCTGGCGCTACAAGGACCTGAAGGGTTGGTGGTCGAACTGGCATTACGACCGTGGGCCGGATGGTGCGCGGTCGGCCGAGCCGACGGCCTGGGTGCCGGGGTCGAAGCCGATCTGGTTCACGGAATACGGCTGCGCGGCGCTCGACAAGGGGACGAACCAGCCGAACAAGTTCCTTGATGCCATGAGCAGCGAGGCGATGCTGCCTTGGTTTTCCGATGGGCGGCGGGACGATGCGATCCAGGCGGCCTATGTCGAGGCGGTCACGTCATACTGGGCCGATCCGGCGAACAATCCTGCCATGAAGGTCGGGCGGATGGTCGAGTTGTCGCGCGCCCATGTCTGGGCCTGGGACGCGCGGCCCTATCCGGCGTTTCCGGCGCGGGACGACCTGTGGTCGGACGGGCTTGCCTGGGAGCGGGGGCATTGGCTGAACGGCCGCGCGGGCGCGGTGCCCCTGGCCGATGTGGTGCGCGACATCTGCGAAGGGGCGGGGGTCGCGGCCTATGACGTGAGCGGGCTGCATGGGGTCGTGCGCGGCTATGCTGTCAGTGGGCCGGAGAGCGGGCGGGCGGCGTTGCAGCCGCTGATGCTCGCGCATGGGTTCGACGCGGTGGAACGCGACGGCGTGCTGCGCTTTGTCATGCGCGACGGGCGGGTGGATGCGGTGCTGGCCGAGGGCGAGCTTGCCGTCGCCGAGGAGTTGGGCGGGTTCGAGATCACTCGCGCCCCTCTGGCCGAGATGGTGGGGCGCGTGCGGCTGAGCCATGTCGAGACGGGCGGCGACTATGGCGCGCGGACGGCCGAGGCGGCCTTGCCGGACGGGCAGGTCCTCTCGGTGTCGGACAATGACCTGCCGATGGTGCTGACGTTGGCTGAGGGGCACGCGGTCGCATCGCGCTGGCTGGTCGAGGCGAAAGTGGCGCAGGATGCGGCGCGGTTCGCGCTGCCTCCGTCGCGGGCCGGTCTGGGGCCGGGCGATGTGGTGCGGCTGGCGGATGGCGCGGGGGCCGGAGACCGCTGGCGCATCGACCGGGTCGAGCGTGCCGGTGCGACTCTGGTCGAGGCGGTGCGGGTCGAGCCGGGGGTCTATCGGCCTGCGCCCCATGTGAGCGAGGGATTGCGCGGGAAGGCGCATGTCCCGGCGGGGCCGGTCTGGCCGGTCTTCTTGGACCTGCCGATGATGCGGGGGACCGAGGTGCCTCATGCGCCGTGGTTGGCCGCCACGGGGACTCCGTGGCCGGGGGCGGTGCGGGCCTGGGTGTCGTTCGAGGAGGACAGCGGCTGGCAGCCGAACGTGATCCTTCCCTCGCGCGCCGTCATGGGGGTGACACTGGGCGCGCTGCCTGCGGCGAGGCCGGGGGTTCTGGACCGAGGGCCTGCGCTGAGGGTGCGGGTGAAGGGGGGCAACCTGCGGTCCATCGGCCGCAATGCCCTGATGGCAGGGGGCAACGTTCTGGCGATCGGCGACGGCTCTCCGGGGAACTGGGAGTTGATGCAGTTCTCTGACGCGAAGCTGGTGGCGCCGGGCGAGTGGGAAATCTCGGGGCGGCTTCGGGGGCAGGCGGGGACGGATGCGCTGATGCCGGCGGAATGGCCGGCGGGCAGCGTGGTCGTTCTGATGGATGGCTCGCCCAGGCAGGTCGACCTGGACCCGGACGCGCGGGGGCAGTTGCGCCACTGGCGGATCGGGCCGTCGAGCCAGTCGCCGGATGACGAGAGCTATCGGCAGCGGTCGCTTGTCGTCGTGGGCGCTGGTTTGCGGCCGTTGTCGCCCAGTCACCTGTCGGTGAAGGACCGCGAAGTGACGTGGGTCCGGCGCACCCGGACCGGGGGCGATGGCTGGGATGCGCCCGAGGTGCCGCTGGGCGAGGCCTATGAGCGCTATGTCGTGCGGCTGGTGCGCGGCACGACCCTGCTGCACCGCGAGGAGGTCGCGCGGCCTGCCTGGGCGATCCCCGAGAACGTCTGGGCGCACGCGGCGCAAGGGGGCAGCTTCGCCATCGAGGTGGCGCAGCTTTCCGAAATCTACGGGCCGGGCCCGTCTGTCAGGAGGAACATTCATGTCTGA
- a CDS encoding DUF3168 domain-containing protein — MSFHASVALQAAVYQALRADVALAELVGDAIFDAMPAAPPSGTHVALGPEDVADAGDMTGGGARHDFIVSVLSGAEDTGGFGPVKAAAGAVVEALEDGALSLSTGHLAGLWFVSARARRADGGSGRRVDMTFRARIDLGLKVA; from the coding sequence ATGAGTTTCCACGCATCCGTGGCCTTGCAGGCTGCGGTCTATCAGGCGCTTCGGGCTGACGTGGCGCTGGCCGAACTGGTCGGTGACGCGATCTTCGACGCGATGCCTGCGGCGCCTCCCAGCGGCACTCATGTGGCGCTGGGGCCCGAGGATGTGGCCGACGCGGGCGACATGACAGGGGGCGGGGCGCGGCACGATTTCATCGTGTCGGTGCTGTCGGGGGCTGAGGACACCGGCGGCTTCGGCCCGGTCAAGGCGGCCGCGGGGGCGGTCGTCGAGGCGCTGGAGGACGGCGCGCTTTCGCTTTCGACCGGCCATCTGGCCGGATTGTGGTTCGTCAGCGCGCGGGCGCGGCGGGCGGATGGCGGCTCGGGCCGCCGCGTGGACATGACATTCCGCGCGCGGATCGACCTGGGCCTGAAGGTGGCATGA
- a CDS encoding phage major capsid protein yields the protein MTEVDAAGGSAMPAGLKGAMAEFVHELRAFRENVDEKLQAQDKRMTMLDRKTAFRGRSPLSQAAEIEAPHQKAFAAYLRRGDDTGLRSLALEEKAMASGTDGGYLAVPTISEAVQEVLRTTGSLRSLATVVQVEASAYEVLMDKTDIGAGWASEIPATVETDTPQVEKISIGLHELAAMPKATQRLLDDASFDLESWLAERIAEKFARAEAAAFISGNGADKPRGILSVPSAPNAAANETQVGFVATGAAGDFAAAAPANALIDMVYALGAGYRANAAFLMNSRLAGMVRRMRDGDGRYLWSDGLSAGEPARLLGYPVLISEDMPNPSPGSKSVAFGDFRKAYTIAERPDLRILRDPYSAKPHVLFYATKRVGGAVVDPRAYKLLHMGS from the coding sequence ATGACCGAGGTGGATGCCGCGGGCGGGAGCGCCATGCCCGCAGGACTGAAGGGCGCGATGGCCGAGTTCGTGCATGAACTCAGGGCCTTCCGCGAAAATGTCGATGAAAAGCTGCAAGCACAGGACAAACGCATGACCATGCTGGACCGCAAGACCGCCTTCCGGGGCCGCTCGCCCCTGTCGCAGGCCGCCGAGATCGAGGCGCCGCACCAGAAGGCCTTTGCCGCCTATCTGCGCCGCGGCGACGACACCGGCCTGCGCAGCCTGGCGCTGGAAGAAAAGGCCATGGCCTCGGGCACGGACGGGGGCTACCTGGCCGTGCCGACCATCTCGGAAGCCGTGCAGGAGGTGCTGCGCACCACCGGCTCGCTGCGGTCGCTGGCGACGGTCGTGCAGGTCGAGGCCTCGGCCTACGAAGTGCTGATGGACAAGACGGACATCGGCGCGGGATGGGCCTCCGAGATCCCGGCCACGGTCGAGACCGACACGCCGCAGGTCGAGAAGATCTCGATCGGCCTGCATGAGCTGGCTGCGATGCCGAAGGCCACCCAGCGCCTGCTGGATGACGCCTCGTTCGACCTGGAAAGCTGGCTGGCCGAGCGCATCGCCGAGAAATTCGCCCGCGCCGAGGCGGCGGCCTTCATCAGCGGCAATGGCGCGGACAAGCCGCGCGGCATCCTGAGCGTGCCCTCTGCCCCCAACGCGGCGGCGAACGAGACGCAGGTGGGCTTCGTGGCCACGGGGGCGGCGGGCGATTTCGCCGCAGCGGCCCCGGCCAATGCGCTGATCGACATGGTCTATGCGCTGGGCGCGGGCTACCGGGCGAACGCAGCCTTTCTGATGAACAGCCGCCTGGCCGGCATGGTGCGCCGGATGCGCGACGGCGACGGGCGCTACCTCTGGTCGGACGGGCTGTCGGCGGGCGAGCCCGCGCGGCTGCTGGGCTACCCGGTGCTGATTTCCGAGGACATGCCGAACCCCTCGCCGGGGTCCAAGTCGGTCGCCTTCGGCGATTTCCGCAAGGCTTATACCATCGCCGAGCGGCCCGACCTGCGCATCCTGCGCGACCCCTACTCGGCCAAGCCGCATGTGCTGTTCTACGCGACCAAGCGCGTCGGCGGCGCGGTCGTCGATCCCCGCGCCTACAAGCTGCTGCACATGGGTAGCTGA
- a CDS encoding peptidase yields MSRRAVELARGWIGTPYVHQGSARGAGADCLGLVRGVWRGLYGTEPEAAPPYTADWGETGRGEPLLAAALRNLVAVAPDAPEAVGEVLLFRMRDGAVAKHLGIRAGVGEGASFVHAYDRHGVVESPLSAPWRARIVARFRWPGP; encoded by the coding sequence ATGAGCCGGCGAGCGGTCGAACTGGCGCGGGGATGGATCGGGACGCCTTACGTGCATCAGGGCTCGGCCCGGGGGGCGGGGGCGGATTGCCTGGGACTGGTGCGGGGCGTCTGGCGCGGGCTCTACGGGACCGAGCCGGAAGCCGCGCCGCCCTATACCGCTGACTGGGGCGAGACGGGAAGGGGCGAGCCCTTGCTGGCGGCGGCGCTGCGGAACCTGGTGGCGGTGGCGCCGGATGCCCCCGAAGCCGTGGGCGAGGTACTGCTGTTCCGTATGAGGGACGGAGCGGTCGCCAAGCATCTGGGTATCCGTGCGGGAGTGGGCGAGGGGGCGAGCTTCGTTCACGCTTATGACCGGCACGGGGTGGTCGAAAGCCCGCTCTCCGCCCCGTGGCGGGCGCGGATCGTGGCGCGGTTCCGATGGCCCGGGCCGTGA